agaggaaccAGCACAGATGGcgtcagagagggaggcctgtgaacctctctccctttctctctccaacccATCTCCCTTTTTCTCATCCTACAACCAGCCatcttcttcccccccccctcccctccctggaggTGTTGGTGACAGGTTAATCACCAGTCGATCTACATGGCCCTCACTGTGGTCGCGTCACAGAGACAGAGCGCGCCTGTCCAGCCACGCCGTCATGACACCCATACTGAATACGCTGCCCAGAATCACGCGTAAGAAACTCAGGAATACAATCAGCCCACGGTCATCCAGCTGGAACACCGCCCACggtccctccctacctccctttctttctgtctccctccctctttctccctccctctccagaggaCTTAATGGGTTTTAAAGAGGAATCCCCCTGAGCCCACCAGGACTCGGGAGAATGGAATAGTGAGGGAGATGCAGGAGGCTTTAATGACCCCCGCCTCTTCACAGATGAATAATCCAGCGTGATGGAGGGAAAATAGAGTAGAATAGAAAAGTCGCCGCGATAGAATATCCCCTCCATTCCTCGGGCATCAGTAGGTATCTAAAGACAGCTTAGAAACACATTGACTGGATCACTCTGATGGATTTTCTGACTGAAAAATGTCAAGGAATACTGAGAAGAAAGTTGAAACGGGACAGTTCAGTTGGTGGGCTTCTGCCAAACTCAACTATAGACTGTTAATGGAGCTGAAGGGTGTTTCAAAAGCTCtattgcacatacacacacacacatgtaccttTGTGTACTCCTGGAGTCCAGAAAGAGGGGAGTTCCTGGAGAGTGTAGCGTGTTTACTGAGGCTCAACCTCCACTTCAAATGTGCGTCTACGTTCTCATCAAGACTAACTGTCGACATCACTGATCGTCTTCTTTATCTCCTCACTCAATCACAACAATGTCACTACAGGGAGTTCAACTTACTGCCGTTTTATTACGCtccttctgtcacacacaccaactctctctccctctctctcacacacaatctgCAGACATAAAGTCCAGGTAAGGTTTGCCtgactcctctcccccccccagagagATGAAAGGCAGAAACAGAGGAAGGTATCAGGGCTGAACAAAGAGACACTTGTGATATAGGGCAGCACTGCTCTGCGTAGCACGCACACCAATCCCTTTGAAGATCCAACTCTCTGCGGCAGGATAATCAGTCTCACCAATCAGGCCTCACATCCTCAGCAGAGGAGGGGAAAcagggggggatgagaggacgagaggagaacGGAGGATGAGGACGAGAGGATGAGATGAAAGCTAGAGGGCCATCCTCTTTTCAAACCAATAATGTACTTCATCCCAATTGTGTTCAAACCGGAACAAATGTACACGTAATTCAGAATCTCTAGATttagggtagagagagagagctggtagTTTACAGTGACTTCTTCCATCCCTCTACCGCCCAGTATGTATTGATCAGCTCAGAGTCCCCCTGCTACAGCGTTTATGTGGCGGTAACCTTTACTGCAGCTCCAGCGAGCTTCCATAGAACTGAAAGCAGAATGTGACGATGGGCACgaggggaggcatggagggtgaggaaggcGGGAGGCAGAGcgggaacaggggggggggagaaaaaccATAAAGACAAGGGGAGCAAGAAGTGTGGACTAAGAATGGAGAATTAGTGAGGGCTAGTGAAAGACATGATGAAGGGGTCCGGTCCCATCTGGTGTCTCCTTAAAACCAGACGCAGGAGCTTTATGATCTGGGGAGACGCAGGTGTCCTGGAGGGGGACGgacgggggacagggggggcTGGAGTGCACGGGAGGATGGATGAGCCTCGGTGACAGGGACACCAGGTGTAAATATTGATGCTTTGTTTACTTATAATATGCCTGCTGTCTTATTCTTCAAACACTGGTTTTAGCATTCaatccctcactcactcactcagtcgCGCACACACCTCAAAATATTCAAAATGCCAATATAATCACTGGATGGCAGGTtgtgcacagacacagacaagatCCAGAGAAAAGCAGGACCTGTGTGATACCGTTTGATGGATATTTTTATTCCAATAGCTGGAAGAATGTATTTAGGTCAACAAGATTGGACATAGTTTTTATATCTGTACACAGGCTCTTCTGGAGACACACGCGTGGTAAAGATTTCTTCACTCCCGTTCGCCTTCAAATCAGCCTCCTGATTGGATGGGGAGATGAAGAGAAGCCATGTGAGTGGCTGAAGAGAGAAGCAGGTAGACACGTGTGCAGTCAGAGTTTGTTccctcttttttgttgttgtagtaaCTGGGCTTCTAGGACTCCCCATTCAGGACTGAGGTCAAATCTCCTGTCTCATTCAGCTCCTGGAAAACACAAATAGATAAAAAAACAATTTAGAGGCCCAGTCCAAAAAAACACGAAACAAGGCTTCTTTGTGGTGTTCAGTTCTGAGCGCAGCGGGAAGAGCATCTGTAGACTGGAGCTTATCACTGCAGTCATGCTGACTTTCACTTGAGACCCGCCTTGttctcctctacctgcctctggGCAGACACAGTTTGCCAGCTAACAGCCACAGCTCAGCCCCACCAAGAACAGTACTGGAATATGCAAAGCAACTTAAGGCAAGAAAGAACTAAGCTAAGAGGATTTACTCCAGGGGAGAATGTTATCTGAAGGTTGGCAGCAGACTTTAATGTAGTTGGGAGACCCGGGGTATTAAGATTAAGAACGCTCGCTCACGTTCAGACTCCCATGGAGGCTGAACTCTGGGTGGTCTTATCACACCCCATAAGAATATGCTCCATCTGCTTCACCTGCGTCCTGGTTGGGAGGGTTGTAGGTTGCAGACTGTGGTGCTATAGGGACATCTGGTGGGAGGTAGTGGTACTGcagcacccacccacccaccagcACTTTTtgcttccctctccttcacctttcagtcaacagtcagtcagacaacAGACTACACCAGGGGCTTGAAACAAGGAGAGAATGAGGTTGTGTGGCAtgtgatgtcatatcctgtctGACCTTGATGATGTCCAGTCCACCGATCAGCTCTCCTTTCACGTAGACCTGAGGGTATGTGGGCCAGTTGGAGTATGTCTTCAGGCCCTGGCGAACCTGAGATTGGCcgtgagagcacacacacatatatagaaCGTACTGTTTGGTGGGCATTTAAAACCAAGAAAGAAGGGTATGCAGATCACCAGGGACTATGTGCTGCATGACACAGATGACAGGAAGAGTCTCACCTCTTCGTCCTGGAGGATATCAAACGTGCTGTATTCCACCCTGCaaccacacacagctcacatgaTAAgactgcttctgtgtgtgtgtgtgtgtgtgtgtgtgtgtagacgtcATCTTACCCTGAGCTGTTCATGAGCTCCAGGATCTGTCTACTGAAGCCACACTTGGCAGCctggagagacacacatacacacattcatggAGGTGAGAATCCTAGCTAGCTGTCCCTTGATCCTCCAGAGATAAGGAGACTGAGGTTCTTGTTGAGACCATTTGATGTGGCACTGCTTCACTATTAGAGACAGCCTATTCAGCAACCACAAAGACCAGCTTGTCAAGGAGGATGGACCCTACAGTTCACTTCTTCTACTTAACAACTGTGTATAAACTGCAGGAACCGGGCAAACTAAGCCATCCTTCAGCTTGCTCCAACTCAAACAGCCTTCAAAGCAACCACTTTCAAACTTGACTTTCAAGATACAATGCAGAGGGGAAAGCTgtatgagagaaggaggggtggagagagagggaggaaaaggaggggtggagagagggaggagaaggaggggtggagagaggggaagcatGGGTGTAGAGacagggagtggaggggaggggggtgtggagaagggatgggagggagggtagaAACAATGGAAGGAGTGGGGTCGACTGATGTCGAGAgcaagggagacagagggaagctATCATGGCAGAAGAGAGGGAtaaaggagggtgtgtggatgtgaaagagaacgggggggcgggggggagaggaaagaaagaactGTTCTCCAAGGAGTTGCATTAGAGTTGTCAGAAGAGCTACTTTTATCTGTAACACTGAAAAATCAATAGTACTATGAAGTGGTAGGTGAGGGTCCTGGGGCTCTattagtgtgtagtgtgtgtcggtgcacgtgcacatgtgtgtgtgtgtgtgtgtgtgtgggagtgaatTATAACTCCTTATCAGCCTTCataatgaatacacacacacctcataacCCTCCATAActaaatatacatacatatcGACATCCCTACATAACTAGACATGCATACTTCTTTATAACACTTTGTAACTAGACATACCTCCTTATTGCCCTTCATAAACAGCATGACTGGACTCCTGTTGATGATTGACTTCAACCTAGACAGGGTAATGAGAGTCAGTTATCTAGCTCATCGTGGTGTCTTGCACATGTGCatgcattcatgtgtgtgtgtgttatacctGTGCTCCAGGGAGACCGTTTTGGGGCAGGTGTTTTCTAGTTCTCCAGATTCAGCTAGTTCCTACAGTACAGATAAAGAAACCATGAGGACTCTGTTCTCTGCTCCACCATACatcctctctctgacacacacacacacacacacacacaaggatgcCTGGAAAGGGATGAGGAGATGGACGGAGAGACAGGTGTAGAAGAGACCTGGACCTGGAGAGATATTACTATTACATGGACACAgtgaaggggtggaggagagcttcTTCTTCTCGCTCTGGCTACCTTGATGATGTCAAGCCCCCCCATCAGCTCTCCGTTGACGTAGACCTGGGGATAGGTGGGCCAGTTGGATAAGGTCTTCAGACCCTGGCGCACATCCTCATCAGACAGGATGTCAAAGCTGCTGTACTGGATATTGTTCTCCTTCATGATCTGCACTATCTGTCTGCTGAAACCtgaagacagcaagagagaaagaaagaaagaaagagagagaaagaaacgagACGTAAAGAGACTTGTTCCTGTGTTGTCTGTGAGTGATGCTTACGGTCAAAAAACAAAGTAAATCATGTTGATGTTCCACAAACACGCAGATCACATTCTCTTATgcaggtaaccccccccccccctctctctctctctctctcttccctcctccctacctccacccTTCCTCTGTCCCTAGTGTGTTTACCACAGCGAGGCTCCTGGGGCGACCCCTTCATGAAGAGCATGCACGGCGCAGCATTCATCAGCTTCTTCAGACGTGTGTTCAAGTCCTCCTGGGGGGCCTCCCCCTGGGCCTCCGggcctccccccgcccccaccgacAGACGCTGCACCTTCTTGGTCAGCTCAGGGGCGTGAGCTCCATCCAGCCTGTCCACCTTCTGACCACTCTGGCGGAACCCAGGGACAAACACcatcagtgtgtgtatgggtgtcaGATATGGATTCAGACAgaatgtgtgtttacgtgtgagtgtgtgtgtgtgggagagggcgATGTTCTCCAAAAATACCTTAAAGAAAAGGATGGTGGGAACGGAGGTGACCTCATACTTCTCTGACACCTCCGGGACGGACTCAGCCTCCAGCTAGgaaagggggagacagagagagaggaagagagagataaacatgGACATAGAAACTCAGGCAACTGCTCTAATGTCTCTTGGTGCCTGCAGTAGTGAGGAGTTGAGATGAACTGAGACTGCCTCGGTTACCTTGACAAAGGTGGTGTGAGTGTGCTCCTTGGCCAGCTCTGCCATCACCTCATTCATCTGGGCACACTGGGGAGCCCATGATGCCTGGAAGTGCACCACTGACAGGCATCTGGATGGATAGATGCATTTTTAGATAGATAGATTTTTTCTGCTACCACATATAACCTGCTACAGCTTTCTGCATGGAACCCTAAATCAGTCAAATGTCAATCTTATCAAGGGTTGTCCCCAATTGGTTAACAACAGAACACAGGGCACAGTGAACGGTCCGGCACAACCCTGACTAGTTACAGCTAGCTAGATCAGCAGATTGCAAAGCAAGTATTCCACCAGCATGAAGGCGATACAGAATGTACCCTCCACTGGAATCTCACGTGAACTTGTGAAGGTGAGGTGACACGAGTGACACACTGGCAATCGAATTCTGAtaagacagctagctagctgactg
This DNA window, taken from Hypomesus transpacificus isolate Combined female chromosome 13, fHypTra1, whole genome shotgun sequence, encodes the following:
- the glrx3 gene encoding glutaredoxin 3, producing the protein MANLVEATSSQKFEDLLSKAGKCLSVVHFQASWAPQCAQMNEVMAELAKEHTHTTFVKLEAESVPEVSEKYEVTSVPTILFFKSGQKVDRLDGAHAPELTKKVQRLSVGAGGGPEAQGEAPQEDLNTRLKKLMNAAPCMLFMKGSPQEPRCGFSRQIVQIMKENNIQYSSFDILSDEDVRQGLKTLSNWPTYPQVYVNGELMGGLDIIKELAESGELENTCPKTVSLEHRLKSIINRSPVMLFMKGNKEAAKCGFSRQILELMNSSGVEYSTFDILQDEEVRQGLKTYSNWPTYPQVYVKGELIGGLDIIKELNETGDLTSVLNGES